From a region of the Candidatus Hydrogenedentota bacterium genome:
- a CDS encoding heavy metal translocating P-type ATPase, translating to MAKLTLKIDGMCCAEEIATLKRALEGIVPEETLSFDLLNGRLAAEGGEAAADSIINAVNKTGMRAVRWSDHVARQQAGESFWKRYGRVICAGLSAAAIAVGFLIHTTAAGLHAAFSGGEGANVPVVTIAAYAVAVLSGGWFVFPKAWYAARALRPDMNLLMVTAVIGAGLIGEWFESATVSFLFAVALLLESWSVGRARKAIGALMDLAPAKARFICPNDGDIEEKPVAQVPLGVTVLVRPGERIPLDGIVTKGTTTINQSPITGESVPVTKVSGDVVFAGTINEDGAIEFKATSAADDTTLARIVRMVEEAQQRRAAAEQWVEKFARYYTPAMMLLALLVALLPPLVLGATWTPWFYQALVMLVIACPCALVISTPVSIVAGLSCAARHGVLIKGGAYLEAPARLRAIALDKTGTLTQGKPDVQRIAPMNGHTEAELLERAAALEMGSGHPLARAVLARARAAGITPAAAEDFQSLQGRGAEGRIGGRDFWIGSHNLMHEKGAETPEIHDTALAMEDAGHSVIAIGNDDHVCGLISVGDAVRAASATSVKAMKAAGIEHVAMLTGDNEGTARAVATLSGVDSFQSELLPEGKVEALRTLMREFKYVAMVGDGVNDAPAMAEATLGIAMGAMGTDVAIETADIALMSDDLSKIAWLIRHSRRTLFIIKQNIAIALGLKLMFIALAMAGVATLWMAIAADMGASLLVIFNGLRLLRG from the coding sequence ATGGCCAAGCTTACCCTTAAAATCGACGGCATGTGCTGCGCCGAAGAGATCGCGACCCTGAAGCGCGCGCTGGAGGGGATCGTGCCGGAGGAGACGCTTTCTTTCGATCTTCTCAACGGCCGCCTCGCTGCGGAAGGGGGCGAAGCCGCCGCCGATTCAATCATTAATGCCGTCAATAAAACCGGGATGCGCGCGGTGCGCTGGTCCGATCACGTTGCGCGCCAGCAGGCGGGGGAGAGCTTCTGGAAGCGTTACGGACGGGTCATCTGCGCGGGCCTGAGCGCGGCGGCCATTGCGGTTGGCTTTCTGATCCACACCACGGCTGCGGGGCTGCATGCGGCATTCTCCGGCGGCGAGGGCGCGAATGTGCCCGTCGTCACCATCGCGGCCTATGCGGTCGCGGTCCTGAGCGGCGGATGGTTCGTCTTCCCCAAGGCCTGGTATGCCGCGCGGGCGCTGCGACCGGACATGAATCTCTTGATGGTCACCGCCGTCATTGGCGCGGGGCTGATCGGCGAATGGTTCGAATCCGCCACCGTGTCTTTTCTCTTCGCCGTGGCGCTGCTGCTGGAATCCTGGAGCGTGGGTCGTGCGCGCAAGGCCATCGGCGCGCTCATGGATCTTGCACCGGCCAAGGCCCGCTTCATCTGCCCCAACGATGGCGACATTGAGGAAAAGCCCGTGGCCCAGGTTCCGCTGGGGGTTACCGTGCTGGTGCGGCCCGGCGAGCGCATTCCCCTGGACGGCATCGTGACCAAAGGAACCACCACCATTAATCAGTCCCCTATCACAGGCGAATCCGTGCCCGTGACCAAAGTTTCGGGCGACGTGGTTTTCGCCGGAACCATCAATGAAGATGGGGCCATCGAGTTCAAAGCTACGTCGGCTGCGGACGACACTACGCTGGCGCGTATTGTTCGCATGGTGGAGGAGGCCCAGCAGCGCCGGGCGGCTGCGGAACAGTGGGTAGAGAAGTTTGCCCGCTATTACACCCCCGCCATGATGTTACTGGCGCTGTTGGTTGCGTTATTGCCGCCTCTCGTATTGGGTGCAACGTGGACTCCCTGGTTTTATCAAGCCCTTGTGATGCTCGTGATCGCGTGTCCGTGCGCCTTGGTCATTTCAACGCCGGTGAGCATCGTAGCGGGCTTGAGTTGCGCCGCACGCCACGGCGTGCTGATCAAAGGCGGGGCCTACCTTGAAGCCCCCGCGCGTTTAAGAGCTATCGCCCTCGACAAGACCGGCACTCTGACCCAGGGCAAGCCGGACGTGCAGCGGATCGCGCCCATGAACGGCCACACCGAAGCCGAACTGTTGGAGCGCGCCGCCGCCCTGGAAATGGGCAGCGGACACCCCCTCGCGCGCGCGGTGCTCGCACGGGCCCGGGCGGCAGGCATCACCCCGGCGGCGGCCGAGGACTTTCAATCGCTTCAAGGGCGCGGCGCGGAAGGCCGCATCGGCGGACGCGACTTCTGGATCGGCAGCCACAACCTGATGCACGAGAAAGGCGCGGAAACGCCCGAAATACACGACACCGCCCTGGCGATGGAAGACGCGGGCCACTCCGTGATCGCCATCGGCAATGACGACCATGTGTGTGGCCTGATCAGCGTGGGCGACGCCGTCCGTGCGGCGTCGGCAACCTCGGTAAAGGCCATGAAAGCAGCGGGAATCGAGCATGTGGCCATGTTGACCGGCGATAATGAGGGCACGGCGCGGGCCGTCGCAACGCTCTCGGGGGTTGACAGTTTTCAGTCCGAGTTGCTGCCGGAAGGCAAGGTGGAGGCCTTGCGTACGCTCATGAGAGAATTCAAGTACGTGGCGATGGTGGGAGATGGTGTGAATGATGCGCCCGCCATGGCCGAGGCGACCCTGGGCATCGCCATGGGGGCCATGGGAACGGACGTCGCCATCGAGACGGCGGATATCGCACTGATGTCGGACGACCTGTCGAAGATCGCCTGGCTCATTCGCCACTCCCGTCGCACGCTCTTCATCATCAAGCAGAACATTGCTATCGCCCTGGGGCTCAAGCTGATGTTTATCGCCCTCGCCATGGCGGGCGTGGCAACCCTCTGGATGGCCATCGCGGCGGATATGGGGGCCTCACTGCTGGTGATATTCAACGGGCTGCGCCTCCTTCGCGGTTAG
- a CDS encoding AhpC/TSA family protein gives MLDRGFYYAGVFGCLILSAVALAGSEEKNDDVAPSAQEAKPLAVGVEVPDIEVQTIDGASVNLGEDLSGQAAAIVFYRGHWCPYCMKHLQKLQEIEGKMQEAGVKLVAITTDKPEIAAKTRQQGFDFTIYSDSTLNAAKAMGVAFRLDPNTAAKYRDTLVENTGHDKGELPVPTVFLIDKYGKIQFVFSNPDYKIRLSNEDLLGEVKKLAK, from the coding sequence ATGCTTGATCGCGGATTCTATTACGCGGGGGTCTTCGGATGCCTGATCCTTTCCGCCGTGGCCCTGGCGGGCTCGGAAGAGAAGAATGACGACGTGGCGCCAAGCGCGCAGGAAGCCAAACCTCTGGCTGTGGGTGTGGAAGTCCCCGATATCGAGGTGCAAACGATCGACGGCGCATCCGTGAATCTAGGCGAAGATCTGTCCGGCCAGGCGGCGGCCATCGTCTTTTATCGCGGCCACTGGTGCCCCTATTGCATGAAGCACCTTCAGAAATTGCAGGAAATCGAAGGGAAGATGCAAGAAGCGGGCGTGAAACTCGTGGCCATCACGACCGACAAGCCCGAAATCGCCGCAAAGACCCGGCAACAGGGCTTCGACTTTACGATTTATTCGGACAGCACGCTGAACGCGGCGAAGGCCATGGGGGTAGCGTTCCGATTGGACCCGAATACGGCGGCGAAGTATCGCGACACACTCGTGGAAAACACGGGCCACGACAAGGGAGAACTTCCCGTACCGACCGTGTTTCTCATTGACAAGTATGGAAAAATCCAGTTCGTCTTTTCCAATCCCGATTACAAGATTCGGCTTTCCAACGAAGATTTGCTTGGGGAAGTGAAAAAACTCGCCAAGTAG
- a CDS encoding DNA methylase encodes MIERDFDIAFISDLARREKQIQQNYRPIIAVHKWFARRPGTLFRGLILSEFSKEPLRDAFYRGNDLSGFHIADPFMGGGTPLIEANRMGCDVTGIDVNPMAYWIVKEELEHLDLQAYAGNAAALRGALEKEIGDLYRTRCCACGDDNAHVKYFLWVKVQSCVNCKRDIDLFPGYLVATDSRHPKNVLVCSSCGELSETTDRGKPGKCGHCDTPLTSGAPAQRNRCACSHCDAENRYPNPDLGAPRHRMFAIEYHCLRCKPTHEGRFFKKPDARDQCNYRNAETRIEKMRFNYVPTDDIPDGDESSRLHRWGYSKYRELFNARQLLGLELSARLIAKTVDQRVRNALATNLSDLLRYQNMLCRYDTQALKSLDIFSVHGFPVGLVQCESNILGIGDPLRKTSIGSGGWANIIDKYRKAKSYCDEPFEIRQNGKAKKIVTIDGEWIGEYRGGDRKTSPRSISIACSDSATMDILDNSLDAVFTDPPYFGNVQYAELMDFCYVWLRKLVGKDYAAFNAPSTRTPDELTGNASMGRDLAHFTEGISLVFQRASRALKNGAPLSFTYHHNSMEAYFPIAVAILDAGLTCSASLPCPAEMGASIHIMNTGSSIIDTVFVCRTTGSMRRSWLADTIVEVSAVVQRDLDSLKAGNVNVTAGDIRCVTYGHLIRLAIWNLREGWDKHQATAIRIARVEKWLREFGSWKDVEAQLVAGPHAEQGLQTTFKAWEENEDYGADTAFVSF; translated from the coding sequence TTGATAGAACGTGATTTTGATATAGCATTCATTTCAGACCTCGCACGTCGCGAAAAACAAATCCAGCAGAATTACAGGCCAATTATCGCCGTCCATAAGTGGTTCGCGCGTCGACCCGGAACTCTATTTCGCGGGTTGATACTTTCCGAATTCTCCAAGGAGCCACTCCGGGACGCCTTTTACAGAGGAAACGACCTATCTGGCTTCCACATCGCCGATCCGTTCATGGGAGGCGGAACCCCGCTCATCGAAGCTAACCGCATGGGTTGCGATGTAACTGGGATCGACGTCAACCCTATGGCGTACTGGATCGTCAAGGAGGAATTGGAGCATCTCGACCTTCAGGCATATGCCGGTAACGCGGCGGCACTTAGGGGAGCTTTGGAAAAAGAAATCGGCGACCTCTATCGTACCCGTTGCTGCGCTTGTGGAGATGACAATGCACACGTGAAGTACTTCTTGTGGGTCAAAGTACAATCTTGCGTCAATTGCAAGCGCGACATCGACCTTTTCCCCGGATACTTGGTAGCAACCGATTCCCGACATCCTAAGAATGTCCTCGTGTGCTCGTCTTGCGGAGAACTATCGGAAACGACCGACCGTGGAAAACCTGGAAAATGTGGCCATTGCGATACTCCGCTGACATCGGGGGCTCCGGCGCAACGGAATCGATGTGCCTGCTCCCATTGTGATGCCGAGAACCGGTATCCCAATCCAGATCTGGGTGCTCCAAGGCATCGGATGTTTGCCATCGAGTACCACTGTCTCCGCTGTAAGCCAACTCATGAAGGACGCTTTTTCAAGAAGCCTGATGCACGCGATCAGTGTAACTATCGCAATGCGGAGACTCGAATTGAAAAGATGCGCTTCAACTACGTTCCTACGGATGATATTCCTGATGGTGATGAATCGAGCCGCCTGCATCGTTGGGGCTACTCCAAGTATCGAGAGTTGTTTAATGCCCGGCAGCTTCTCGGCCTTGAGCTCTCGGCGCGGCTGATCGCAAAAACTGTCGACCAGAGGGTTCGCAATGCGCTGGCAACCAACTTATCCGATCTTCTCCGCTATCAGAATATGCTCTGCAGGTACGACACACAGGCACTAAAATCACTAGACATTTTTTCGGTCCATGGATTTCCTGTAGGCTTGGTTCAGTGCGAATCAAATATCCTGGGCATCGGTGACCCACTTCGCAAAACAAGCATAGGAAGCGGTGGATGGGCGAATATAATTGACAAGTACAGAAAAGCGAAATCCTATTGTGACGAACCTTTTGAAATACGGCAGAATGGCAAGGCCAAGAAAATCGTGACGATTGACGGGGAATGGATTGGCGAGTATCGCGGCGGCGATCGGAAGACCTCTCCTCGCTCAATTAGTATAGCATGCTCCGATTCTGCGACCATGGACATCCTGGACAACTCACTTGACGCTGTTTTTACCGACCCGCCTTACTTTGGAAATGTTCAATACGCCGAACTTATGGACTTTTGTTACGTTTGGCTCAGAAAACTTGTTGGGAAGGACTACGCTGCCTTCAACGCACCGTCCACACGCACACCAGACGAGTTGACAGGCAATGCGAGCATGGGTCGAGACTTGGCCCACTTCACCGAAGGAATCTCCTTAGTATTTCAGCGCGCATCGAGAGCCTTAAAAAACGGGGCGCCATTGTCATTTACGTATCATCATAATAGTATGGAGGCCTACTTCCCTATCGCTGTAGCCATTCTAGACGCCGGGCTCACGTGTTCCGCCTCGTTGCCGTGCCCGGCCGAAATGGGCGCATCAATACATATAATGAACACAGGCTCCTCAATCATCGATACAGTATTTGTTTGCAGAACCACTGGGAGCATGCGTCGCTCGTGGCTGGCGGATACCATCGTCGAAGTCTCGGCTGTCGTCCAACGTGATTTGGACAGTCTGAAGGCGGGAAACGTCAACGTGACCGCTGGGGATATCCGGTGTGTAACCTACGGCCACTTGATAAGATTGGCTATCTGGAACTTGAGAGAAGGCTGGGACAAACATCAGGCAACGGCAATTCGTATTGCCCGCGTTGAAAAATGGCTTCGGGAATTCGGAAGTTGGAAAGACGTAGAAGCCCAATTGGTTGCCGGTCCCCACGCGGAACAAGGACTACAAACCACGTTTAAAGCGTGGGAGGAAAATGAGGACTATGGGGCAGATACCGCATTTGTATCCTTTTGA
- a CDS encoding DUF1501 domain-containing protein has translation MNRMPMKRRDFLKTASAATLSALAAGAPRLAQATTYPSLPAHTPTADRVIVLWMAGGMAHTDTFDPKRYTPFEVGIDPAKVLSTFPAVDTVVDGVKFSEGLEKIGQIMDRGTICNTYTAGDLGFILHSRHQFHWHTGYAPPQTVAAPHIGAWVAKALGPINPDMPAFIDIGQTFNVGEAEELKAFHTAGFLGSEYGPFMIPNPEDAVATVRPPGGMSMGRFQDRNKFFKQLLEKSPIGEYGSDYQQQSLLRSMDNAHRLLTSPAAKAFDLSEEPKEVYDAYNTGKFGLGCLLARRLCEAGTRFIEVTTEYEPFKRWDTHEDGHTRMKDLKALIDAPVAKLILDLEERGLLDRTLVILASEFSRDMVTEGKPGKLVKDQVPVPPALAELKQYGMHRHFTDAGSLLLFGGGIKAGVKYGTTADERPCKTVDKPIHIEELHATMYHALGIPADHGYTTEGRPFYVTKDGLGKPVMELFA, from the coding sequence ATGAACCGAATGCCCATGAAACGCCGAGATTTCCTCAAGACCGCGAGCGCAGCAACCCTTTCCGCCCTGGCGGCGGGGGCCCCGCGCCTGGCCCAGGCCACGACGTATCCCAGCCTGCCGGCTCATACCCCGACGGCGGACCGCGTCATCGTGTTGTGGATGGCCGGCGGCATGGCCCATACGGACACCTTTGATCCGAAGCGCTATACACCTTTTGAAGTCGGTATTGACCCCGCCAAGGTCCTCAGCACCTTCCCCGCCGTCGACACGGTGGTGGACGGCGTGAAGTTCTCCGAGGGCCTGGAGAAGATCGGCCAGATCATGGATCGTGGCACGATCTGCAACACCTATACCGCGGGTGACCTTGGCTTCATCCTCCACTCGCGCCACCAGTTCCACTGGCACACGGGCTACGCGCCGCCCCAGACGGTTGCCGCCCCCCACATCGGCGCATGGGTTGCCAAAGCCCTCGGTCCCATCAACCCCGACATGCCCGCTTTCATAGACATCGGCCAGACCTTCAACGTGGGTGAAGCGGAGGAATTGAAGGCCTTCCACACGGCGGGCTTTCTGGGCAGCGAGTACGGCCCCTTCATGATCCCGAATCCGGAAGATGCGGTCGCGACCGTCCGCCCGCCCGGCGGCATGAGCATGGGCCGTTTTCAGGACCGCAACAAGTTTTTCAAGCAACTGCTGGAAAAGAGTCCCATCGGCGAGTATGGCAGCGACTATCAGCAGCAGTCCCTGTTGCGCTCCATGGACAATGCCCACCGCCTGCTGACCTCCCCCGCCGCGAAGGCCTTCGACCTGTCCGAAGAACCGAAAGAGGTCTATGACGCGTACAACACCGGAAAATTCGGGCTGGGCTGCCTGTTGGCCCGGCGCTTGTGTGAGGCCGGCACCCGCTTCATCGAAGTGACAACAGAGTATGAACCCTTCAAGCGATGGGATACCCACGAAGACGGTCACACGCGCATGAAGGACTTGAAGGCCCTTATCGACGCGCCCGTAGCCAAGCTGATACTCGATCTGGAAGAGCGCGGCCTGCTGGACCGTACCCTCGTCATACTGGCCAGTGAATTCAGCCGCGACATGGTCACCGAGGGCAAGCCCGGCAAGCTCGTAAAGGACCAAGTGCCCGTTCCCCCCGCCCTGGCCGAATTGAAGCAGTACGGCATGCACCGCCACTTTACCGACGCCGGCAGTCTCCTCCTCTTTGGCGGCGGCATCAAAGCGGGCGTGAAGTATGGCACCACCGCCGACGAACGGCCCTGCAAGACCGTGGACAAACCCATCCACATCGAGGAGCTGCACGCAACCATGTACCATGCCCTCGGCATCCCCGCGGACCATGGCTACACCACCGAAGGTCGCCCCTTCTACGTGACCAAAGATGGTTTGGGGAAACCGGTGATGGAGTTGTTTGCATAA
- a CDS encoding DUF1549 domain-containing protein has product MNSTLRISGACAMFIGALVASAESASSGVDYATGVHPILAEHCYACHAGDNRKGGLSMGTRADLLKGSENGPVVVEGKADESLLLKLVTSQDDDLVMPPKGRRLNEAEVETLRAWINEGAPWGEVAAVEPEYQAPLILRSSPPKSTAPNLVDAYMEDYLTAQGAPAGPLVDDATFARRAYLDITGLLPTPASLAAFCAEQSADKRVVLIDTLLADSQAYAEHWMTFWNDVLRNDFQGTGYIDGGRKQITDWLFDALYNNKPYDEFVRNLIAPQDPASEGFIKGIVWRGDNAVVQQAPMQAAINLSQVFLGLNLKCAACHDSFINNWSLSQTFALANVFSEQPMMQVRCETELGIPADYGFLWPELGTVDGTKPRTDRMAQVASLVTRPENGYFTRTIVNRVWALMMGRGLVEPLDSVDLEPWHPDMLDGLALDFIAHNYDLRHLIRTIATSQAYQWKAVPASEIADATYVFRGPTVRHLSAEQYYDALASITGVWQANPKFVLPKDKTPEEIARQEEIAKKAAGGITEGATPESNTVAGRKQQVRAWRVPVDPLMKALGRTAREQVTTRRETQGTTLQALELSNGTALYQQIQLSAEALRTEWPGTAEGLIIALYQHGLQRSPSTEEIQLAHGIVGEPLRQEGLEDLLWALAMLPEFQLIY; this is encoded by the coding sequence GTGAATAGTACACTTCGCATTTCGGGCGCGTGCGCCATGTTTATCGGGGCGCTCGTTGCGTCGGCCGAATCCGCCTCATCCGGGGTGGACTATGCCACAGGAGTCCATCCCATTCTGGCGGAACACTGCTACGCCTGCCACGCCGGTGACAACCGGAAGGGCGGACTGTCCATGGGCACTCGGGCGGATTTGCTTAAGGGCAGTGAAAACGGCCCCGTCGTGGTCGAGGGCAAAGCCGACGAGAGTCTCCTGCTGAAGCTGGTAACCTCTCAGGATGACGATCTCGTCATGCCGCCCAAGGGAAGGCGCCTGAACGAGGCCGAAGTGGAAACGTTGCGCGCCTGGATCAACGAAGGCGCGCCCTGGGGCGAAGTGGCCGCCGTGGAGCCGGAATATCAGGCCCCGTTGATTCTGCGTTCCTCGCCTCCGAAGAGCACGGCCCCCAACCTCGTTGACGCCTATATGGAAGACTATCTCACGGCCCAGGGGGCTCCCGCCGGGCCGCTGGTGGACGACGCCACCTTTGCCCGTCGCGCCTACCTGGACATTACCGGTCTCCTCCCCACGCCGGCTTCGCTGGCCGCGTTTTGCGCGGAACAGTCGGCGGATAAGCGGGTGGTCCTCATCGACACGCTGCTCGCGGACAGTCAAGCCTACGCCGAACATTGGATGACCTTCTGGAACGACGTGCTTCGAAATGATTTCCAGGGCACGGGCTATATCGACGGCGGGCGCAAGCAGATCACCGATTGGCTTTTTGATGCCCTCTACAACAACAAGCCTTACGATGAATTTGTGCGCAATCTCATTGCCCCGCAGGACCCGGCTTCGGAAGGGTTCATTAAGGGCATCGTGTGGCGCGGCGACAACGCCGTGGTGCAGCAGGCGCCCATGCAGGCCGCCATCAACCTCAGCCAGGTCTTTCTCGGTCTCAATCTGAAATGCGCCGCCTGCCACGACAGTTTCATCAACAACTGGAGCCTCTCCCAGACCTTCGCGCTTGCCAATGTATTCAGTGAACAACCCATGATGCAGGTTCGCTGCGAAACGGAACTGGGTATCCCCGCGGACTACGGGTTTCTCTGGCCGGAACTGGGGACGGTGGACGGCACGAAGCCCAGGACGGATCGTATGGCCCAGGTGGCGAGTCTCGTGACGCGCCCGGAGAACGGTTACTTCACGCGCACCATCGTAAACCGGGTCTGGGCGCTCATGATGGGCCGGGGCCTGGTGGAGCCCCTGGATTCCGTCGATCTCGAGCCCTGGCACCCGGATATGCTCGACGGCCTCGCCTTGGATTTCATTGCACACAACTATGACCTGCGCCATCTTATTCGCACCATTGCCACGTCGCAGGCCTACCAGTGGAAGGCTGTGCCTGCTTCGGAGATTGCGGACGCGACCTATGTGTTCCGAGGCCCCACGGTGCGGCACCTTTCCGCGGAGCAATATTACGACGCCCTCGCAAGTATTACCGGCGTCTGGCAGGCCAACCCCAAGTTTGTGCTCCCTAAAGACAAGACTCCCGAAGAGATTGCCCGCCAGGAAGAAATTGCGAAGAAGGCGGCGGGCGGCATTACCGAGGGTGCGACGCCCGAAAGCAATACGGTCGCCGGCCGAAAGCAGCAGGTGCGCGCCTGGCGCGTTCCGGTAGATCCGCTCATGAAGGCCCTGGGCCGCACGGCCCGCGAGCAGGTCACGACCCGGCGCGAGACACAGGGCACCACCCTTCAGGCGCTGGAACTGAGCAATGGCACGGCCTTGTATCAGCAGATTCAGTTGAGTGCCGAAGCGCTTCGCACGGAGTGGCCCGGAACCGCCGAGGGCCTGATTATCGCCCTGTATCAGCACGGACTCCAGCGCAGCCCGTCTACCGAAGAGATCCAGTTGGCCCACGGCATTGTGGGCGAGCCCCTGCGCCAGGAAGGTCTGGAAGATCTTCTCTGGGCGCTGGCCATGTTGCCCGAATTTCAATTGATTTACTGA
- a CDS encoding glycerophosphodiester phosphodiesterase family protein, with amino-acid sequence MLFRSIALLALCLPAVSEVPLKSDVLPAPRNGGLYVVCHRGAHEDRPENTLAAYQRAIDLGADYVEVDLRTTKDGEIVSVHNSTVDSYTKDAKGKVSSFTLAELKAMDIGSRVDPKWKDERIPTFDEILTLCKGKIGIYLDLKEADPAVLLKIIAKYGMEKDILWYCDPDQHHFIKKHCPDCISMPDPGPEANLPALIQEFQPKVIASVWDEFSATFVKTCHAAGAVVIVDESDPTCWEEAVAWGTDGIQTDHPEKLINWLKSKK; translated from the coding sequence ATGCTGTTTCGTTCCATCGCCCTGCTGGCCCTGTGTCTTCCGGCCGTTTCGGAAGTCCCCCTCAAATCCGACGTGCTTCCGGCCCCCCGCAACGGCGGACTCTACGTGGTCTGTCATCGCGGTGCTCACGAGGATCGCCCGGAAAACACCCTGGCCGCCTATCAGCGCGCCATCGATCTCGGCGCGGACTATGTGGAAGTCGATCTCCGCACCACGAAGGACGGCGAGATCGTCAGTGTGCACAACAGCACCGTAGACTCGTATACCAAGGATGCCAAAGGCAAGGTATCGAGCTTTACCCTGGCCGAGTTGAAAGCAATGGATATCGGCAGCCGGGTGGATCCGAAGTGGAAGGACGAGCGCATTCCCACTTTTGATGAAATTCTGACGCTGTGCAAGGGCAAGATCGGAATCTACCTGGATCTCAAGGAAGCCGATCCTGCCGTGCTGCTCAAAATCATTGCGAAGTACGGTATGGAGAAGGATATTTTGTGGTACTGCGATCCCGACCAGCATCACTTCATCAAGAAGCATTGTCCGGACTGTATCTCTATGCCCGATCCTGGCCCGGAGGCCAATCTTCCGGCGTTGATTCAGGAATTCCAGCCCAAGGTAATCGCCTCGGTCTGGGATGAATTCTCCGCCACCTTCGTGAAGACCTGCCACGCGGCTGGCGCGGTGGTTATTGTGGACGAGAGCGACCCCACCTGCTGGGAAGAGGCCGTCGCCTGGGGTACGGACGGTATTCAAACGGACCACCCTGAAAAACTCATCAACTGGCTCAAATCGAAAAAGTGA
- a CDS encoding HD domain-containing protein, producing the protein MIYTERIIDAITVVQELHGRQTRKCGGAPYITHLFAVAAIVGEYGGTEEQFIAALLHDAVEDQGGRAVLERIRAQFRDSVADLVWACTDAWEDPKPAWRPRKEAHIARIANAPLEARLILASDKLHNIQSMIRSYSASRGETYWNQFKGGREGTLWYYVAMGEALEDGWAHPILGELAETRERFMALVGAQ; encoded by the coding sequence TTGATTTATACCGAGCGCATTATTGATGCCATTACGGTCGTGCAGGAATTGCACGGGCGTCAGACACGCAAGTGCGGCGGCGCACCCTACATCACCCATCTTTTTGCCGTTGCCGCCATCGTTGGCGAGTACGGCGGCACGGAAGAGCAGTTTATCGCGGCGCTTCTGCACGACGCCGTGGAAGACCAGGGCGGCCGGGCCGTCCTTGAGCGGATTCGCGCCCAGTTTCGCGACAGCGTGGCCGACCTGGTCTGGGCCTGCACCGATGCGTGGGAGGACCCGAAACCGGCGTGGCGACCACGAAAGGAAGCCCACATAGCACGGATTGCCAATGCGCCGCTGGAGGCGCGGCTGATTCTGGCGTCGGACAAGCTCCACAACATTCAGTCGATGATACGCAGCTATTCGGCAAGTCGCGGCGAGACCTACTGGAATCAGTTCAAGGGAGGACGCGAGGGCACGCTCTGGTACTATGTTGCCATGGGCGAGGCCCTGGAGGACGGTTGGGCACACCCGATCCTAGGGGAGCTTGCCGAAACCCGGGAGCGATTCATGGCCCTTGTCGGTGCGCAATGA